One stretch of Daphnia pulicaria isolate SC F1-1A chromosome 8, SC_F0-13Bv2, whole genome shotgun sequence DNA includes these proteins:
- the LOC124352532 gene encoding post-GPI attachment to proteins factor 4-like, with protein sequence MRYEGVGLTVVFVLTFSVGLPVLCGTWPYSAYYRGEGVGSSSSSANDDDSSALAYLSQMETAQQQPEEEDGRRPFLLVTIVTVRREGQFYLSRVVARLHQLLSKYNNEQHAGNDDAFVIRAMICNVNDDPQLHREALHLQRIFPLVQRRDQLPVAIHNLMDKEKEDYIFCLNASRSADYILILEDDAVPLDDLLPVTRRFIDYFNQQRSRRRADFFYVKLYHPERLQNYLQPEPWRIAEWLAVSVLSVYLLQVVFGFRLRRHSFWLVYFMALIECLGRPHLLQLKRWMLARLVADPAAGYHLLQATECCTPAMLFSNASAATASAFLSSITCRKGYAKDTALYLHSRQSGGRLQSFVVEPNLVQHIGRVSTLRRNH encoded by the coding sequence ATGAGATATGAAGGAGTCGGATTGACGGTCGTTTTCGTCCTAACCTTTTCGGTCGGGCTGCCCGTCTTGTGCGGCACGTGGCCCTATTCCGCCTACTATCGAGGGGAGGGAGTaggttcatcatcatcatcagccaaCGACGATGATTCATCGGCGCTCGCCTATTTGTCCCAAATGGAaacggcccagcagcagccagaagaagaagacggacgACGGCCGTTTCTCTTGGTGACAATCGTGACCGTTAGACGGGAGGGCCAATTCTATTTGAGTCGAGTTGTCGCCCGTCTCCATCAGTTGTTATCCAAATACAACAATGAGCAGCACGCCGGAAATGACGACGCATTCGTCATCCGGGCCATGATATGCAACGTCAATGACGACCCCCAACTCCACCGAGAGGCTCTCCACTTGCAGAGGATCTTTCCGCTCGTCCAGCGCCGGGACCAGTTGCCCGTCGCAATTCATAATCTGATggacaaggaaaaagaagattacATCTTTTGTTTGAACGCCAGTCGCTCGGCCGACTACATTCTCATCTTGGAAGATGACGCCGTCCCGCTGGATGACCTCCTGCCCGTCACGCGTCGTTTCATCGACTATTTCAACCAACAGCGTTCAAGACGCCGGGCGGATTTCTTCTACGTCAAACTCTaccaccccgaacgattgcaAAATTACTTGCAGCCGGAGCCGTGGCGGATCGCTGAATGGCTGGCCGTCTCCGTCCTGTCCGTCTATCTCCTTCAAGTCGTTTTCGGTTTCCGTCTGAGGCGACACTCGTTCTGGCTCGTCTATTTCATGGCCCTGATCGAGTGTCTCGGCCGTCCGCACTTGCTCCAGCTCAAGCGCTGGATGTTGGCCCGTCTGGTGGCCGATCCGGCGGCTGGCTACCATTTGCTGCAGGCCACCGAGTGCTGCACGCCGGCCATGCTCTTCTCCAACGCTTCGGCCGCGACGGCCTCGGCTTTCTTGTCGTCCATCACCTGTCGCAAAGGCTACGCCAAAGACACGGCCCTCTACCTCCACTCGCGCCAATCCGGCGGCCGTCTCCAATCGTTTGTCGTCGAGCCGAATCTAGTCCAACACATTGGCCGAGTTTCAACCCTCCGCCGCAACCATTAA
- the LOC124352530 gene encoding alanine--tRNA ligase, mitochondrial-like isoform X1, translating into MFNRLALLTKLHRMKRLKKCTCLYHSGSSSREIRETFLDFFAKEHLHSRVPSSSVVPYGDPSLAFVNAGMNQFKPIFLGQAAPQHQRAVNNQKCIRVGGKHNDLDDVGRDGYHHTFFEMLGSWSFNDYFKKEACSMAWQLLTQVYRIPPQKLFITYFGGNQSLGLPSDEECREIWLSLGVAADHILPFGMKDNFWEMGLVGPCGPCSEIHVNKANLETSLARTLVNQGTEEVVEIWNLVFMQYNRISNQVLEKLPAHHIDTGMGLERLVAFLQNKNSNYDTDLFLPLIDAVHQISGGVPYQGSYDMQSSQGQRDWAYRLLADHSRMITVALADGAFPDNNHRLRRVMRQAMVTSRKWFNQDASLLLELSQRVADMMGGVYPELSRNLSNVHMLLRFEEDIFRDHLAKSGREWSAIVNQFPELSALPTDQQPGLIAGLRQLEDWRRSSGSDKISGSLAFKLYSTHGLQEDSLQLLVQLKGWNVDWPQFHQLMADERMSTKIQSSAAVSSQFQCATSLKVAPTAWQCQDVCSRNAEGHYTFKPFDATVTALVSQDGRTIEEAATGDRVAVIADKSCFYYEAGGQVSDTGRLLWPTGAGQVEEIRRVGDHIYHLIKVNEGNLRVNQTVQMMLDEDNRLNTMANHTATHLLQAAIKDILKVTCQKSSYVTPEHFRFDFGLFQSEFTLEMISQAESSVRNWISQRLAVDRLMLPLHQAVSLDGITLVPGESYPDMVSVIRVAQESRKDEAISLEPCCGTHVRNTADLEEFAILSVKSAGIGSRSVRAVTRATAKQSLCRADDLKRELNILEEMVNKFNAVEFTQLKELDKTLKQLRETISSDDVPLIVNKELSVRLEKLESYVRQAAQETLARLMQHQVESAVSHAGPASFVIVYLSIPHEMLDIGRAKLSLIKATRHCPHKPILVLASDDGCLIGRCTFPQEMVTGDFDAEKWSGYVIRAIGGKGSSPKGQDPRFNYNIRSRKLVNDSEESVRHQALSLATQYAKNRSL; encoded by the exons atgtttaACCGGTTAGCCTTGTTGACGAAATTACATCGAATGaaaaggttaaagaagtgcaCGTGCTTGTATCATTCCGGCTCGTCTTCGAGAGAGATTCGAGAAACATTTTTGGATTTCTTTGCCAAAGAACATTTGCACTCTCGAGTGCCTTCTAGTTCTGTGGTTCCGTATGGAGATCCTTCTTTAGCTTTTGTCAATGCAGGAATGAATCAATTCAAACCCATCTTCCTCGGTCAGGCTGCGCCTCAGCACCAAAGAGCTGTTAACAACCAAAAATG TATTAGAGTAGGTGGAAAACACAATGATTTGGACGATGTTGGAAGAGATGGCTATCACCACACATTTTTCGAAATGCTTGGGTCATGGTCATTCAACGACTACTTCAAAAAAGAAGCCTGTAGCATGGCCTGGCAGTTACTTACTCAAGTGTACCGAATTCCACCTCAAAAACTGTTCATCACATACTTTGGGGGCAATCAATCGCTTGGTCTACCATCAGATGAGGAATGCAGAGAAATTTGGCTTTCACTTGG TGTAGCTGCTGATCACATTCTGCCATTCGGTATGAAAGACAACTTTTGGGAGATGGGTTTAGTGGGTCCGTGCGGGCCCTGCAGTGAAATTCACGTCAACAAAGCCAATTTGGAAACAAGTCTAGCCAGAACGTTGGTGAATCAAGGAACCGAAGAAGTTGTAGAAATTTGGAATCTAGTCTTCATGCAGTACAACAG GATATCTAATCAAGTCTTGGAAAAATTGCCGGCTCATCACATTGATACCGGTATGGGTCTGGAGCGGTTGGTGGCTTTCCTGCAGAATAAAAACTCCAATTACGATACCgatctttttcttcccctaATCGACGCTGTTCATCAG atTTCAGGTGGAGTTCCGTATCAGGGTTCCTACGATATGCAGTCTTCTCAGGGTCAACGTGACTGGGCGTATCGATTACTCGCTGATCATAGTCGGATGATCACGGTGGCATTGGCAGATGGCGCATTCCCAGATAACAA TCATCGCCTGCGGCGGGTGATGCGACAAGCTATGGTAACGAGCCGGAAGTGGTTCAACCAAGATGCGTCACTGTTGCTGGAACTGAGCCAGCGAGTTGCAGACATGATGGGTGGAGTGTACCCGGAACTAAGTCGGAATTTGAGCAACGTCCACATGCTTCTGCGGTTCGAAGAGGACATCTTTCGCGACCATCTGGCCAAGTCCGGCCGAGAGTGGTCCGCCATAGTCAACCAGTTCCCAGAGCTATCAGCTCTTCCAACCGACCAGCAACCCGGACTTATTGCCGGACTCAGACAATTAGAAGACTGGAGACGTTCTTCCGGCAGCGACAAGATATCCGGCTCCCTGGCCTTCAAGCTTTATAGTACTCATGGCCTGCAGGAAGATTCCCTGCAATTATTAGTCCAGCTGAAAGGATGGAACGTCGATTGGCCACAATTTCATCAATTGATGGCCGATGAACGAATGTCTACCAAAATTCAATCATCCGCTGCTGTCAGCTCTCAGTTCCAGTGCGCCACGTCTCTTAAAGTTGCGCCAACTGCTTGGCAATGCCAAGACGTCTGCTCTCGCAATGCAGAGGGTCACTACACTTTCAAACCATTCGACGCGACCGTGACGGCCCTCGTTAGCCAGGACGGGCGTACGATAGAAGAAGCTGCCACTGGTGATCGAGTAGCCGTGATTGCAGACAAGAGTTGTTTTTATTACGAAGCAGGCGGACAGGTGAGCGACACTGGTCGATTGCTCTGGCCGACCGGTGCGGGTCAAGTGGAGGAGATTCGACGTGTCGGCGATCACATTTACCATCTGATAAAGGTCAACGAAGGCAACCTTCGAGTCAATCAGACGGTTCAAATGATGTTAGACGAGGACAATAGACTCAACACAATGGCCAATCACACTGCGACTCACCTACTGCAAGCCGCAATCAAGGATATCCTCAAAGTTACTTGTCAAAAATCCAGTTACGTGACACCAGAGCATTTCCGTTTCGACTTTGGTCTCTTTCAATCGGAATTTACGCTAGAAATGATCTCGCAAGCCGAATCGTCGGTCCGAAATTGGATATCCCAGCGTCTAGCCGTTGACCGATTGATGTTGCCTCTCCACCAGGCCGTCTCTCTCGACGGGATCACGCTGGTGCCCGGCGAGAGCTACCCGGATATGGTCTCCGTCATTCGAGTCGCCCAGGAAAGCAGGAAGGACGAGGCCATTAGTCTTGAACCTTGTTGCGGAACTCATGTCCGCAATACCGCCGATTTGGAGGAATTCGCAATCCTGAGCGTCAAGTCGGCCGGAATTGGAAGCCGGTCCGTTAGAGCCGTTACCCGCGCCACAGCTAAACAGTCACTGTGTCGAGCCGATGATCTGAAACGTGAGTTGAATATCCTTGAGGAGATGGTCAATAAATTCAACGCTGTCGAATTCACCCAATTGAAG GAATTGGACAAGACCTTGAAACAGTTGCGAGAAACAATTAGCAGCGACGATGTGCCACTGATAGTCAACAAAGAACTTTCTGTCcgattagaaaaattggaatcgTACGTTCGACAAGCTGCCCAAGAGACGTTAGCGCGGCTGATGCAGCACCAAGTCGAATCGGCTGTCAGCCATGCGGGTCCCGCATCGTTTGTTATCGTCTACCTGTCAATACCGCATGAAATGTTGGATATCGGCCGGGCGAAACTTTCTTTGATCAAAGCAACGCGGCACTGTCCTCACAAACCGATTCTAGTCTTGGCTTCAGACGATGGATGTTTAATTGGCCGCTGCACGTTCCCTCAG GAAATGGTCACCGGAGACTTTGATGCTGAGAAGTGGAGCGGCTACGTCATCCGAGCTATCGGTGGCAAAGGGAGTTCTCCTAAAGGTCAAGATCCGCGATTCAACTA
- the LOC124352530 gene encoding alanine--tRNA ligase, mitochondrial-like isoform X2 yields the protein MIWTMLEEMAITTHFSKCLGHGHSTTTSKKKPVAWPGSYLLKCTEFHLKNCSSHTLGAINRLVYHQMRNAEKFGFHLAADHILPFGMKDNFWEMGLVGPCGPCSEIHVNKANLETSLARTLVNQGTEEVVEIWNLVFMQYNRISNQVLEKLPAHHIDTGMGLERLVAFLQNKNSNYDTDLFLPLIDAVHQISGGVPYQGSYDMQSSQGQRDWAYRLLADHSRMITVALADGAFPDNNHRLRRVMRQAMVTSRKWFNQDASLLLELSQRVADMMGGVYPELSRNLSNVHMLLRFEEDIFRDHLAKSGREWSAIVNQFPELSALPTDQQPGLIAGLRQLEDWRRSSGSDKISGSLAFKLYSTHGLQEDSLQLLVQLKGWNVDWPQFHQLMADERMSTKIQSSAAVSSQFQCATSLKVAPTAWQCQDVCSRNAEGHYTFKPFDATVTALVSQDGRTIEEAATGDRVAVIADKSCFYYEAGGQVSDTGRLLWPTGAGQVEEIRRVGDHIYHLIKVNEGNLRVNQTVQMMLDEDNRLNTMANHTATHLLQAAIKDILKVTCQKSSYVTPEHFRFDFGLFQSEFTLEMISQAESSVRNWISQRLAVDRLMLPLHQAVSLDGITLVPGESYPDMVSVIRVAQESRKDEAISLEPCCGTHVRNTADLEEFAILSVKSAGIGSRSVRAVTRATAKQSLCRADDLKRELNILEEMVNKFNAVEFTQLKELDKTLKQLRETISSDDVPLIVNKELSVRLEKLESYVRQAAQETLARLMQHQVESAVSHAGPASFVIVYLSIPHEMLDIGRAKLSLIKATRHCPHKPILVLASDDGCLIGRCTFPQEMVTGDFDAEKWSGYVIRAIGGKGSSPKGQDPRFNYNIRSRKLVNDSEESVRHQALSLATQYAKNRSL from the exons ATGATTTGGACGATGTTGGAAGAGATGGCTATCACCACACATTTTTCGAAATGCTTGGGTCATGGTCATTCAACGACTACTTCAAAAAAGAAGCCTGTAGCATGGCCTGGCAGTTACTTACTCAAGTGTACCGAATTCCACCTCAAAAACTGTTCATCACATACTTTGGGGGCAATCAATCGCTTGGTCTACCATCAGATGAGGAATGCAGAGAAATTTGGCTTTCACTTGG CTGCTGATCACATTCTGCCATTCGGTATGAAAGACAACTTTTGGGAGATGGGTTTAGTGGGTCCGTGCGGGCCCTGCAGTGAAATTCACGTCAACAAAGCCAATTTGGAAACAAGTCTAGCCAGAACGTTGGTGAATCAAGGAACCGAAGAAGTTGTAGAAATTTGGAATCTAGTCTTCATGCAGTACAACAG GATATCTAATCAAGTCTTGGAAAAATTGCCGGCTCATCACATTGATACCGGTATGGGTCTGGAGCGGTTGGTGGCTTTCCTGCAGAATAAAAACTCCAATTACGATACCgatctttttcttcccctaATCGACGCTGTTCATCAG atTTCAGGTGGAGTTCCGTATCAGGGTTCCTACGATATGCAGTCTTCTCAGGGTCAACGTGACTGGGCGTATCGATTACTCGCTGATCATAGTCGGATGATCACGGTGGCATTGGCAGATGGCGCATTCCCAGATAACAA TCATCGCCTGCGGCGGGTGATGCGACAAGCTATGGTAACGAGCCGGAAGTGGTTCAACCAAGATGCGTCACTGTTGCTGGAACTGAGCCAGCGAGTTGCAGACATGATGGGTGGAGTGTACCCGGAACTAAGTCGGAATTTGAGCAACGTCCACATGCTTCTGCGGTTCGAAGAGGACATCTTTCGCGACCATCTGGCCAAGTCCGGCCGAGAGTGGTCCGCCATAGTCAACCAGTTCCCAGAGCTATCAGCTCTTCCAACCGACCAGCAACCCGGACTTATTGCCGGACTCAGACAATTAGAAGACTGGAGACGTTCTTCCGGCAGCGACAAGATATCCGGCTCCCTGGCCTTCAAGCTTTATAGTACTCATGGCCTGCAGGAAGATTCCCTGCAATTATTAGTCCAGCTGAAAGGATGGAACGTCGATTGGCCACAATTTCATCAATTGATGGCCGATGAACGAATGTCTACCAAAATTCAATCATCCGCTGCTGTCAGCTCTCAGTTCCAGTGCGCCACGTCTCTTAAAGTTGCGCCAACTGCTTGGCAATGCCAAGACGTCTGCTCTCGCAATGCAGAGGGTCACTACACTTTCAAACCATTCGACGCGACCGTGACGGCCCTCGTTAGCCAGGACGGGCGTACGATAGAAGAAGCTGCCACTGGTGATCGAGTAGCCGTGATTGCAGACAAGAGTTGTTTTTATTACGAAGCAGGCGGACAGGTGAGCGACACTGGTCGATTGCTCTGGCCGACCGGTGCGGGTCAAGTGGAGGAGATTCGACGTGTCGGCGATCACATTTACCATCTGATAAAGGTCAACGAAGGCAACCTTCGAGTCAATCAGACGGTTCAAATGATGTTAGACGAGGACAATAGACTCAACACAATGGCCAATCACACTGCGACTCACCTACTGCAAGCCGCAATCAAGGATATCCTCAAAGTTACTTGTCAAAAATCCAGTTACGTGACACCAGAGCATTTCCGTTTCGACTTTGGTCTCTTTCAATCGGAATTTACGCTAGAAATGATCTCGCAAGCCGAATCGTCGGTCCGAAATTGGATATCCCAGCGTCTAGCCGTTGACCGATTGATGTTGCCTCTCCACCAGGCCGTCTCTCTCGACGGGATCACGCTGGTGCCCGGCGAGAGCTACCCGGATATGGTCTCCGTCATTCGAGTCGCCCAGGAAAGCAGGAAGGACGAGGCCATTAGTCTTGAACCTTGTTGCGGAACTCATGTCCGCAATACCGCCGATTTGGAGGAATTCGCAATCCTGAGCGTCAAGTCGGCCGGAATTGGAAGCCGGTCCGTTAGAGCCGTTACCCGCGCCACAGCTAAACAGTCACTGTGTCGAGCCGATGATCTGAAACGTGAGTTGAATATCCTTGAGGAGATGGTCAATAAATTCAACGCTGTCGAATTCACCCAATTGAAG GAATTGGACAAGACCTTGAAACAGTTGCGAGAAACAATTAGCAGCGACGATGTGCCACTGATAGTCAACAAAGAACTTTCTGTCcgattagaaaaattggaatcgTACGTTCGACAAGCTGCCCAAGAGACGTTAGCGCGGCTGATGCAGCACCAAGTCGAATCGGCTGTCAGCCATGCGGGTCCCGCATCGTTTGTTATCGTCTACCTGTCAATACCGCATGAAATGTTGGATATCGGCCGGGCGAAACTTTCTTTGATCAAAGCAACGCGGCACTGTCCTCACAAACCGATTCTAGTCTTGGCTTCAGACGATGGATGTTTAATTGGCCGCTGCACGTTCCCTCAG GAAATGGTCACCGGAGACTTTGATGCTGAGAAGTGGAGCGGCTACGTCATCCGAGCTATCGGTGGCAAAGGGAGTTCTCCTAAAGGTCAAGATCCGCGATTCAACTA
- the LOC124352533 gene encoding cell division control protein 42 homolog, with amino-acid sequence MPPLLREQLQNSYGEMPSANNSTGSSNSNNNSGRIKCVLVGDGAVGKTSLIVSYTTNGYPTEYIPTAFDNYNVVVNVDNQPILLQLCDTAGQDDFDNLRTLCYDSTDVYVVCFSVVSPASFANVASRWLPEIRRHSPDTPVILVGTQADLRSDVKVLIELARYGEKPVGELEAIRLADRLGARTYVESSALTQRNLKEVFDEAIVAALSSNDDLRRLTAASSSGRSRTGNRLLNSLRDNWRLSQSSGSTERGGLLLRCSLRRSKMADNNISSSSNSSSSTSNTTTTTKQQPNGKKKNPNKRPSLWKRLFCCHCCCATA; translated from the exons ATGCCTCCCTTGTTGCGTGAGCAGTTGCAGAATTCCTACGGCGAGATGCCATCAGCCAACAACAGCActggcagcagcaacagcaacaacaacagcggtCGGATCAAATGCGTACTGGTTGGCGATGGAGCTGTGGGCAAAACTAGCTTGATTGTCAGTTACACAACTAACGGCTATCCGACAGAATATATACCGACTGCTTTCGACAACTACAACG tgGTAGTCAATGTGGATAACCAGCCGATACTGCTACAACTCTGCGATACTGCCggccag GATGATTTCGATAACCTACGGACGCTTTGCTACGACAGCACGGATGTCTACGTGGTCTGCTTTAGCGTCGTCTCGCCCGCTTCTTTCGCCAACGTCGCCTCcag GTGGTTGCCGGAAATCCGTCGTCATTCGCCCGACACGCCGGTCATCCTCGTCGGGACTCAGGCCGACCTAAGATCCGATGTCAAA GTGCTGATTGAACTGGCTCGCTACGGTGAAAAACCGGTCGGCGAGCTGGAGGCCATCCGGCTGGCCGACCGACTCGGGGCCCGGACTTATGTCGAATCTTCGGCTCTGACTCAACGCAACTTGAAGGAAGTTTTCGACGAGGCCATCGTGGCGGCGCTGTCGAGCAACGACGACCTGCGACGCTTGACGGCGGCTTCCTCTTCCGGCCGATCTCGGACGGGCAACCGGCTCCTCAATTCCCTGCGTGACAATTGGCGGCTGTCTCAATCGAGCGGGTCGACGGAGCGCGGCGGTCTGCTGTTGCGCTGCTCGCTGAGACGCAGCAAAATGGCCGACAACAACATCAGCTCGTCGTCCAATTCTTCGTCGTCCACTTCcaatacgacgacgacgactaaacAGCAACCCAacggcaagaagaagaaccccaACAAGAGACCGTCGCTATGGAAACGACTTTTCTGCTGTCACTGCTGTTGCGCAACGGCGTGA